A part of Aegilops tauschii subsp. strangulata cultivar AL8/78 chromosome 2, Aet v6.0, whole genome shotgun sequence genomic DNA contains:
- the LOC109738921 gene encoding nicotianamine synthase 9 — translation MGMEGCCDKKVMEEEALVKKITGLAAAIGELPSLSPSPAVNALFTELVTSCIPASTVDVDALGPEAQEMRARLIRLCADAEGHLEAHYSDLLAAHDNPLDHLTLFPYFNNYIKLSQLEHGLLARHVPGPAPARVAFLGSGPLPLSSLVLAARHLPDASFDNYDISGEANERASRLVRNDADAGARMAFRTADVADVTTELAGYDVVFLAALVGMAAEEKARLVEHLGRHMAPGAALVVRSAHGARGFLYPVVDPEEIRRGGFEVLTVHHPEDEVINSVIIARKAAAPAAVAADGDVPVNNGGMPAQCAVAVSRPCLGCACELGTRAHQKMKEMAMEEMEA, via the coding sequence ATGGGCATGGAGGGGTGCTGCGACAAGAAGGTGATGGAGGAGGAGGCCCTGGTGAAGAAGATCACCGGCCTCGCCGCGGCCATCGGCGAGCTGCCCTCGCTGAGCCCGTCGCCGGCGGTGAACGCGCTCTTCACCGAGCTGGTGACGTCCTGCATCCCGGCGAGCACCGTGGACGTGGACGCGCTGGGCCCGGAGGCGCAGGAGATGCGCGCCCGCCTCATCCGCCTCTGCGCCGACGCCGAGGGCCACCTGGAGGCGCACTACTCCGACCTCCTCGCCGCGCACGACAACCCGCTCGACCACCTCACCCTCTTCCCCTACTTCAACAACTACATCAAGCTCAGCCAGCTGGAGCACGGCCTCCTCGCCCGCCACGTCCCGGGCCCCGCCCCGGCCCGCGTCGCCTTCCTCGGCTCCGGCCCGCTGCCGCTCAGCTCCCTCGTGCTCGCGGCGCGCCACCTCCCCGACGCCTCCTTCGACAACTACGACATCTCCGGCGAGGCCAACGAGCGCGCCAGCCGGCTCGTGCGCAACGACGCCGACGCCGGCGCGCGCATGGCGTTCCGCACCGCCGACGTGGCCGACGTGACGACCGAGCTGGCGGGGTACGACGTGGTGTTCCTGGCGGCGCTGGTGGGCATGGccgccgaggagaaggcgcgcctGGTGGAGCACCTCGGGAGGCACATGGCCCCCGGCGCGGCGCTCGTGGTGCGGAGCGCGCACGGCGCGCGCGGCTTCCTGTACCCGGTGGTGGACCCCGAGGAGATCCGGCGAGGCGGGTTCGAGGTGCTCACCGTGCACCACCCGGAGGACGAGGTGATCAACTCCGTCATCATCGCGCGcaaggcggcggcgccggcggccgtTGCCGCCGACGGCGACGTGCCGGTGAACAACGGCGGCATGCCGGCGCAGTGCGCGGTGGCGGTGAGCAGACCGTGCCTCGGCTGCGCCTGCGAGCTGGGGACGAGGGCGCACCAGAAGATGAAGGAGATGGCCATGGAGGAGATGGAGGCGTAG